The Halobacterium litoreum genome includes a region encoding these proteins:
- a CDS encoding zinc ribbon domain-containing protein, with the protein MNGSAQKRPWLAALLTAFAVGLGHLYLRRWRRALGWLFVLLGTSYLVGPATVQAYVLGDAPAGAVLPLLVLSALATVDAYVAARAYNARRRVRIDQTAWPTCPNCRRSHDPDLDFCQWCGDRVEAPDDD; encoded by the coding sequence ATGAACGGGTCGGCCCAGAAACGGCCGTGGCTCGCCGCGCTCCTGACCGCCTTCGCCGTCGGTCTCGGCCACCTCTACCTCCGACGCTGGCGGCGCGCGCTCGGGTGGCTGTTCGTCCTCCTCGGCACGTCGTACCTCGTCGGGCCGGCCACCGTACAGGCGTACGTTCTCGGGGACGCCCCCGCAGGCGCCGTCCTCCCGTTGCTCGTCCTCTCCGCGCTCGCCACCGTCGACGCGTACGTCGCCGCACGTGCCTACAACGCCCGGCGGCGCGTCCGCATCGACCAGACGGCGTGGCCGACGTGTCCGAACTGCCGGCGCTCCCACGACCCGGACCTCGACTTCTGTCAGTGGTGTGGCGACCGCGTCGAGGCGCCCGACGACGACTGA
- a CDS encoding TetR/AcrR family transcriptional regulator, with protein sequence MTGDDPDQLDPGKRDIMEATYSALTKHGYGDLTIQQIADEFENSKTLLYYHYDSKDALLLDFLDYVLQQFLADLPDASESPREELETLVDTLLPTTVDDDPYRVMLAMFELRVNAPHDEDCREQYLAVEDELADYIRDVLARGVDAGEFEPLDLDVETELLVSLLVGTRARRLTVYDPDESIESLKAAIRAHVDRITAD encoded by the coding sequence ATGACCGGCGACGACCCCGACCAGTTGGACCCCGGAAAACGGGACATCATGGAAGCCACGTACAGCGCGCTCACCAAACACGGGTACGGCGACCTGACGATACAGCAAATCGCCGACGAGTTCGAGAACAGCAAGACGCTGCTGTACTACCACTACGACAGCAAGGACGCCCTCCTCCTCGATTTCCTCGACTACGTCCTCCAGCAGTTCCTCGCAGACCTCCCCGACGCCTCTGAATCGCCCCGGGAGGAACTGGAGACGCTCGTCGACACGCTGCTGCCGACGACCGTCGACGACGACCCGTACCGCGTGATGCTGGCGATGTTCGAACTGCGCGTGAACGCGCCCCACGACGAGGACTGCCGCGAGCAGTACCTCGCCGTCGAGGACGAACTCGCCGACTACATCCGCGACGTCCTCGCGCGCGGCGTCGACGCCGGCGAGTTCGAACCCCTCGACCTCGACGTGGAGACCGAACTGCTCGTCTCGTTGCTCGTCGGGACGCGCGCCCGCCGCCTCACCGTCTACGACCCCGACGAGTCCATCGAGTCGCTGAAAGCCGCGATTCGCGCGCACGTCGACCGCATCACCGCCGACTAG
- a CDS encoding squalene/phytoene synthase family protein — MTTQHSRRGDAPDRTYCHRTVQDVSRTFALTVDQLAAPMADYVCVGYLLCRIPDTVEDTTHVSPERRVALLETYRDALDPGTDTTADDFAAAVAPRIPDRRTRPDERDADWRLVADAPTVLATFADFDPAVRAAMRPPILELVDGMTRFVDRYADEDGLRIQTDVELRSYCHYVAGTVGTLVTNLLARQSLPAGRANALRTNAEHFGRLLQLVNVAKDVRDDYATERNVYLPADWLAAEGVSQDRLLADENRSGVARVVERVVERAKSHRDGAEAYLQAMPLGDGNTVVAWALPYLLAVGTLRELSKRPADAATDRPVKVSREEVAAVAAAVRDGGRESIPRLRETISRAPLHRADGA; from the coding sequence ATGACAACACAGCACTCCCGGCGCGGCGACGCCCCGGACCGCACGTACTGCCACCGCACCGTCCAAGACGTCTCCCGGACGTTCGCGCTCACCGTCGACCAGCTCGCGGCACCGATGGCCGACTACGTCTGCGTCGGCTACCTCCTCTGTCGCATCCCTGACACCGTCGAGGACACCACCCACGTCTCGCCCGAGCGTCGCGTCGCCCTCCTGGAGACGTACCGGGACGCCCTCGACCCGGGGACGGACACGACCGCCGACGACTTCGCGGCCGCCGTCGCACCGCGGATTCCCGACCGCCGGACGCGTCCCGACGAGCGCGACGCCGACTGGCGCCTCGTCGCCGACGCGCCGACCGTGCTGGCGACCTTCGCCGACTTCGACCCGGCGGTCCGCGCGGCGATGCGACCGCCGATACTGGAGTTAGTCGACGGGATGACGCGCTTCGTCGACCGGTACGCCGACGAGGACGGCCTCCGCATCCAGACGGACGTCGAACTCCGGAGTTACTGTCACTACGTCGCCGGCACCGTCGGCACGCTCGTCACGAACCTCCTCGCCCGGCAGTCGCTCCCGGCAGGCCGCGCGAACGCCCTCCGCACCAACGCCGAACACTTCGGGCGCCTCCTCCAACTCGTGAACGTCGCGAAGGACGTCCGCGACGACTACGCGACCGAACGGAACGTCTACCTGCCCGCCGACTGGCTGGCCGCCGAGGGCGTCTCACAGGACCGACTGCTCGCCGACGAGAACCGGTCGGGCGTCGCGCGTGTCGTCGAGCGAGTCGTCGAACGCGCGAAATCCCACCGCGACGGCGCCGAGGCGTACCTGCAGGCGATGCCGCTCGGAGACGGCAACACGGTCGTCGCGTGGGCGCTCCCCTACCTCCTCGCCGTCGGGACGCTCAGGGAACTGTCCAAGCGGCCGGCCGACGCCGCCACCGACCGACCGGTGAAAGTGTCCCGCGAGGAGGTGGCCGCGGTCGCGGCGGCCGTCCGCGACGGCGGCCGCGAGTCGATTCCGCGCCTCCGGGAGACGATTTCGCGCGCGCCCCTCCACCGCGCCGACGGCGCGTGA
- a CDS encoding SDR family NAD(P)-dependent oxidoreductase: MYDFTDTIVLVTGAGSGIGRATAHRFAADGATVVVADIDTESGHETAGEIEDRGGDATFVEVDVSRPASIAALVNTTLNEHGRLDVAVNNAATGNRPAPITDIDEEEWHRVLDVNQTGVWAGMKHELPALFESGGGAIVNVASKAGIRGSPGRTPYGASKHGVVGLTRSAALEVADEAVRINAVCPTIVDTPALQSMTEREREQVVGNVPMGRPADPEEVANAIAWLSSDEASFVTGHALPVDGGETQQ; encoded by the coding sequence GTGTACGACTTCACCGACACTATCGTGCTCGTCACCGGCGCCGGGTCGGGTATCGGACGGGCCACCGCGCACCGATTCGCGGCCGACGGTGCGACCGTCGTCGTCGCCGACATCGACACCGAGAGCGGCCACGAGACGGCCGGGGAAATCGAGGACCGCGGCGGCGACGCCACGTTCGTCGAAGTCGACGTCAGTCGGCCGGCGTCGATAGCGGCGCTCGTGAACACGACACTGAACGAGCACGGCCGCCTCGACGTGGCGGTCAACAACGCCGCCACCGGGAACCGGCCGGCGCCAATCACCGACATCGACGAGGAGGAGTGGCACCGCGTGCTCGACGTCAACCAGACCGGCGTCTGGGCGGGTATGAAACACGAACTCCCGGCGCTGTTCGAATCCGGCGGCGGCGCCATCGTCAACGTCGCGTCGAAGGCAGGCATCCGCGGGAGTCCGGGGCGCACGCCGTACGGCGCGAGCAAGCACGGCGTCGTCGGACTGACGCGGTCGGCCGCGCTGGAGGTGGCCGACGAGGCCGTCCGCATCAACGCGGTCTGCCCGACCATCGTGGACACGCCGGCGCTCCAGTCGATGACCGAGCGCGAGCGCGAACAGGTCGTCGGGAACGTCCCGATGGGCCGGCCCGCCGACCCCGAGGAGGTGGCGAACGCCATCGCGTGGCTGAGTTCGGACGAGGCGTCGTTCGTCACCGGCCACGCGCTCCCCGTCGACGGCGGCGAGACCCAACAGTAG
- a CDS encoding acyl-CoA synthetase produces MSPQHNLADYESRYESFAWDDIYAEADWDAPESLNIAHEVADRHAAGGDRIALQQVGVDGDATQLTFAELADQTSQFANVLESLGVQRGERVFSYMPRIPEHFVALVGTLKRGATWGSINERFGPDGIAYRLDDCDATTVVTTSENRDTIERALDDVPSVEHVVVVDRGDGIRDGDVDFADAMADASTDYETAQTGGEDDAMLYYTSGTTGPAKGVRHKHRWIAGVAATQRYSVDLQEGDLYWSTGDLGWLTGAINALGAWFWGTTLFVYEGEFDPETWADLLDDYPVSVLFSVPTAYRMLRENEGVLDGADLDLRHALSIGEPLSAGVVEWGEDALGVTILDTYGQTETGNMIINNYPTMELRPGSMGKPLPGIEAAVVDPETGEVLPPGETGEIAQRGDYPCFFAGYWENPEKTDACFVDGPDGEWYLSGDLAHVDEDGYFWFEGRADDVILSSGYRIGPFEVESSLGEHDAVAEAAVVPKPHRERGNIVKAYVVPSEAATPSEDLKTDVRDHVKSELSAHEYPREIEFVDDLPKTVTGKIRRTELQDDAEAEADVE; encoded by the coding sequence ATGTCCCCACAGCACAACCTCGCGGACTACGAGTCGCGATACGAGTCGTTCGCCTGGGACGACATCTACGCCGAAGCCGACTGGGACGCCCCCGAGTCGCTGAACATCGCCCACGAGGTCGCCGACCGCCACGCCGCTGGCGGCGACCGAATCGCCCTCCAGCAGGTCGGCGTCGACGGCGACGCGACCCAATTGACGTTCGCGGAACTCGCCGACCAGACCAGCCAGTTCGCGAACGTCCTCGAATCCCTCGGCGTCCAGCGGGGCGAACGCGTGTTCTCCTACATGCCCCGCATCCCCGAGCACTTCGTCGCGCTCGTCGGCACGCTCAAGCGCGGCGCGACGTGGGGGAGCATCAACGAGCGCTTCGGCCCGGACGGCATCGCGTACCGCCTCGACGACTGCGACGCCACCACCGTCGTCACCACCTCCGAGAACCGCGACACCATCGAGCGAGCGCTCGACGACGTGCCGAGCGTCGAGCACGTCGTCGTGGTCGACCGCGGCGACGGAATCCGCGACGGCGACGTGGACTTCGCGGACGCGATGGCCGACGCGAGCACCGACTACGAGACGGCCCAGACCGGCGGCGAGGACGACGCAATGCTCTACTACACGTCCGGAACGACCGGGCCCGCGAAGGGCGTGCGCCACAAGCACCGCTGGATTGCGGGCGTCGCCGCGACCCAGCGCTACAGCGTCGACCTCCAAGAGGGAGACCTCTACTGGTCGACCGGCGACCTCGGGTGGCTCACCGGCGCCATCAACGCGCTCGGCGCGTGGTTCTGGGGCACCACGCTGTTCGTCTACGAGGGCGAGTTCGACCCCGAGACGTGGGCCGACCTGCTCGACGACTACCCCGTGTCGGTGCTGTTCTCGGTGCCGACCGCCTACCGGATGCTCCGCGAGAACGAGGGCGTCCTCGACGGCGCCGACCTCGACCTGCGGCACGCGCTGTCCATCGGCGAACCGCTGTCGGCGGGCGTCGTCGAGTGGGGCGAGGACGCCCTCGGCGTGACGATTCTGGACACCTACGGCCAGACCGAGACAGGGAACATGATAATCAACAACTACCCGACGATGGAGTTGCGCCCCGGCTCCATGGGCAAACCCCTCCCCGGCATCGAGGCCGCCGTGGTCGACCCCGAGACCGGCGAGGTCCTGCCGCCCGGCGAGACGGGAGAAATCGCCCAGCGCGGCGACTACCCGTGTTTCTTCGCGGGCTACTGGGAGAACCCCGAGAAGACCGACGCCTGCTTCGTCGACGGCCCCGACGGCGAGTGGTATCTCTCGGGTGACCTCGCGCACGTCGACGAGGACGGCTACTTCTGGTTCGAGGGCCGCGCCGACGACGTCATCCTCTCCTCGGGCTACCGCATCGGCCCCTTCGAGGTCGAGAGTTCCCTCGGCGAACACGACGCCGTCGCGGAGGCCGCCGTCGTCCCCAAACCACACCGCGAGCGCGGCAACATCGTGAAGGCGTACGTCGTCCCGAGCGAGGCCGCGACCCCCAGCGAGGACCTGAAGACCGACGTCCGCGACCACGTCAAATCCGAACTCTCCGCCCACGAGTACCCCCGCGAAATCGAGTTCGTCGACGACCTCCCGAAGACGGTCACCGGGAAGATTCGCCGGACAGAACTGCAGGACGACGCCGAAGCGGAAGCCGACGTGGAGTGA
- a CDS encoding PAS domain-containing protein, which yields MSEETNTPPDGLTIGSELDRQALLTDVDEGVTVLHIEDDDDFADLVSVFLEREREFFEVRTETTPSDGVELAREGDVDCVVCDYDMPAMDGLDVLEAIREDAPDLPFILFTGKGSEEIASEAISAGVTEYLQKEGGTEQYEVLANRIEQAVSRRRAERQVACGFRAIETAHDGISLLDTDGEFVYVNEAYADIVGYERTELLGRHWDILYAEDETARVAEEMLPQARDGEWVGETDYRHKNGETVTVDHRLIYTDEDTLVCTVSETDDAEAVRDELSLKERAMDETPIGITITDAAQPDNPIVYANDGFVETTGYSQSDVLGRNCRFLQGERTRDEPVAELAAAIDAGEAVSVELRNYRRDGELFWNRVTVIPLTDADGDAEHFVGFQEDVTARRELLEEFGSLAGVLSHDMQNPLQTIRGRLELAVETGDVEHVEEALPSLDRMSQLIDDVADALESGTIVGEHQKIDVRELVEGIWDSLDQHGDTGSLEVDGTPTVHGNPEAVRRMFDNLLGNSIEHGEPPVDVRVGSFEDGIYLEDNGPGIPEKNRERVFEQGFSTKEYNGGTGMGMASVRQIVLAHDWRIEIGDSESSDGVRFEIQTR from the coding sequence ATGAGCGAAGAGACGAACACACCGCCCGACGGCCTCACAATCGGGTCAGAACTGGACCGCCAAGCCCTCCTCACGGACGTCGACGAAGGCGTTACCGTCCTCCACATCGAAGACGACGACGACTTCGCCGACCTCGTCTCGGTGTTCCTCGAACGGGAACGCGAGTTCTTCGAGGTTCGAACCGAGACCACGCCGTCCGACGGCGTGGAACTCGCCCGAGAGGGCGACGTCGACTGCGTCGTCTGTGACTACGACATGCCAGCGATGGACGGCCTGGACGTCCTCGAAGCCATCCGCGAGGACGCCCCTGACCTCCCGTTCATCCTGTTCACCGGGAAAGGCAGCGAGGAAATCGCCAGTGAGGCGATATCCGCCGGCGTCACCGAATACCTCCAGAAAGAGGGCGGCACGGAGCAGTACGAGGTGCTCGCGAACCGCATCGAACAGGCCGTCTCCCGGCGTCGCGCCGAACGCCAGGTCGCGTGCGGATTCCGCGCCATCGAAACGGCCCACGACGGCATCAGCCTCCTCGACACCGACGGCGAGTTCGTCTACGTCAACGAGGCGTACGCGGACATCGTCGGCTACGAACGGACGGAACTACTCGGGCGACACTGGGACATCCTGTACGCGGAGGACGAAACGGCCCGCGTCGCCGAAGAGATGCTCCCGCAGGCGAGAGACGGCGAATGGGTCGGCGAAACGGACTACCGCCACAAGAACGGCGAGACCGTCACCGTCGACCACCGCTTGATATACACGGACGAGGACACCTTGGTCTGCACCGTCTCCGAGACCGACGACGCCGAAGCGGTCCGCGACGAGCTCTCGCTGAAAGAACGCGCGATGGACGAGACGCCCATCGGAATCACCATCACCGACGCGGCCCAGCCGGACAACCCCATCGTTTACGCGAACGACGGATTCGTCGAGACGACGGGCTACTCCCAGTCGGACGTCCTCGGCCGCAACTGTCGATTCCTCCAAGGGGAGCGAACGCGCGACGAACCGGTCGCCGAACTGGCCGCCGCCATCGACGCCGGCGAAGCGGTGAGTGTTGAACTCCGGAACTACCGCCGAGACGGGGAACTGTTCTGGAACCGCGTCACGGTAATCCCGCTGACCGACGCGGACGGCGACGCCGAACACTTCGTCGGGTTTCAGGAGGACGTCACGGCGCGACGAGAACTGCTCGAGGAGTTCGGGTCGCTCGCCGGCGTCCTCTCACACGACATGCAGAACCCGCTCCAGACGATTCGCGGCCGACTGGAGCTGGCGGTCGAGACCGGGGACGTCGAACACGTCGAGGAAGCGCTCCCGTCCCTCGACCGGATGAGCCAACTGATAGACGACGTCGCCGACGCCCTGGAGTCCGGCACCATCGTCGGCGAACACCAGAAAATCGACGTGCGAGAACTCGTCGAAGGCATCTGGGACTCCCTGGACCAACACGGGGACACGGGGTCACTCGAAGTCGACGGCACGCCGACGGTTCACGGGAACCCGGAAGCCGTCCGTCGGATGTTCGACAACCTCCTCGGGAACTCGATAGAACACGGCGAACCACCGGTGGACGTTCGCGTCGGCTCCTTCGAGGACGGCATCTACCTCGAAGACAACGGGCCGGGAATCCCCGAGAAGAACCGAGAGCGCGTGTTCGAACAGGGATTCTCGACGAAAGAGTACAACGGCGGCACCGGGATGGGGATGGCGAGCGTCCGGCAGATCGTCCTCGCGCACGACTGGCGCATCGAAATCGGCGACAGCGAGTCCTCCGACGGCGTCCGATTCGAAATTCAGACCAGGTGA
- a CDS encoding Lrp/AsnC family transcriptional regulator — protein MPHQLDDTDRELLRLLQSNARYTATELADRIGVSDNTVHNRMARLEDAGVITGYKATVDPGEAGLDLFFHFICTTRISNRADVAEQIMTFPEVLEVTELMTGQENLHIKMVGATDRDVTDMAERLDELPLEINDETLIRTNHTKPIDFTSVPGTDRDDE, from the coding sequence ATGCCACACCAACTCGACGACACCGATAGGGAGTTACTCCGGCTCCTCCAGTCGAACGCACGGTACACCGCGACCGAGCTCGCCGACCGAATCGGTGTCTCCGACAACACGGTCCACAACCGAATGGCCCGCCTCGAAGACGCCGGCGTCATCACCGGCTACAAGGCCACCGTCGACCCCGGCGAAGCGGGCCTCGACCTCTTCTTTCATTTCATCTGCACGACCCGAATCAGCAACCGCGCCGACGTCGCCGAACAGATCATGACCTTCCCGGAGGTGCTCGAAGTGACCGAACTCATGACCGGCCAGGAGAACCTCCACATCAAGATGGTCGGAGCGACCGACAGAGACGTCACGGACATGGCAGAGCGGCTCGACGAACTCCCGCTCGAAATCAACGACGAGACGCTCATCCGCACCAACCACACCAAGCCCATCGACTTCACGAGCGTCCCGGGCACGGACCGAGACGACGAGTGA
- a CDS encoding DUF1641 domain-containing protein produces MTENGELERSALESAIEENPEAVADFVENLDAVNELLDVLSLGERALSDEMVRDLSATGSTLAESADGIATDETVELAAAVGENGAELQDALETLVDLQERGTLDELVELAEVVSLATAALDDEMVTTLAGTGASLGEVAQTAADDDTRDGIESLLAAVGETERQPAERVGPVGLLRELRDPDVQYGLGYVFALAAAVGRARASSPE; encoded by the coding sequence ATGACTGAGAACGGAGAACTCGAGCGGTCGGCGCTCGAGTCGGCAATCGAGGAGAACCCCGAGGCGGTCGCCGACTTCGTCGAGAACCTCGACGCCGTCAACGAACTCCTCGACGTGCTCTCGTTGGGCGAGCGCGCGCTCTCCGACGAGATGGTCCGCGACCTCTCGGCGACCGGGTCGACGCTCGCCGAGTCCGCGGACGGGATCGCGACCGACGAGACCGTCGAGTTGGCCGCGGCGGTCGGCGAGAACGGCGCCGAACTCCAGGACGCTCTCGAGACGCTGGTCGACCTCCAAGAGCGCGGCACGCTCGACGAACTCGTGGAACTCGCCGAGGTCGTGTCGCTCGCCACCGCGGCCCTCGACGACGAGATGGTGACCACGCTCGCCGGGACCGGCGCGTCACTCGGCGAGGTCGCACAGACAGCCGCCGACGACGACACCCGAGACGGCATCGAGTCTCTCCTCGCGGCCGTCGGCGAAACCGAACGCCAGCCCGCCGAGCGAGTCGGCCCCGTCGGGTTGCTCCGTGAACTTCGCGACCCCGACGTCCAGTACGGACTCGGGTACGTGTTCGCGCTCGCCGCCGCGGTCGGCCGAGCGCGCGCGTCCTCCCCGGAGTGA